Proteins encoded in a region of the Isosphaeraceae bacterium EP7 genome:
- a CDS encoding histidine phosphatase family protein, giving the protein MESQVETRVVLLRHAETSAPDRFHGSESDVGLGERGHEQARAMAGHLASLAPGALASSAMRRAIETLSPAAGECGLVPERIGALHERRMGPLSGATRDEGWAIYESTMARWMAGDLGYTHDGGESYTQIRDRALPAFLGLAERHAGGTVVVVCHGVVIRVLLTSLLPEVPVEGFDRVGIDFMALNDLRSVGGRWRAECLNRIVA; this is encoded by the coding sequence ATGGAGAGCCAGGTTGAAACTCGCGTTGTCTTGTTGAGACACGCCGAGACCTCCGCGCCGGATCGGTTCCACGGGTCGGAATCCGACGTCGGGCTGGGCGAGCGCGGGCACGAGCAGGCCCGGGCGATGGCCGGCCACCTGGCCTCGCTGGCTCCCGGGGCGCTGGCCAGCTCGGCCATGCGCCGGGCGATCGAGACCCTGTCGCCCGCGGCCGGGGAATGCGGCCTGGTCCCCGAGCGAATTGGGGCCCTGCACGAGCGGCGGATGGGACCGCTCAGCGGGGCGACTCGGGACGAAGGATGGGCCATCTACGAGTCCACCATGGCTCGCTGGATGGCCGGCGACCTGGGCTACACCCACGACGGAGGGGAGTCGTACACCCAGATCCGCGACAGGGCCCTGCCGGCGTTCCTGGGGCTGGCGGAACGCCATGCGGGGGGGACGGTCGTGGTCGTCTGTCACGGCGTGGTCATCCGCGTGCTGCTGACAAGCCTGCTGCCCGAGGTACCCGTCGAAGGTTTCGACCGCGTCGGCATTGATTTCATGGCCCTCAACGACTTACGCTCCGTGGGCGGCCGCTGGCGGGCCGAGTGCCTGAACCGGATCGTGGCGTGA